In Nocardia asteroides, the following proteins share a genomic window:
- a CDS encoding SDR family NAD(P)-dependent oxidoreductase: MNRLDDHRTLVTGAASGIGQATVLRLLDEGARVVGADVSADGLAATRAQAEERGTADRLTTLTIDIGAEQSVVDGLRAAIDTLGGLDSLVNAAGILRAAHTEQTSLDLWDQIIRINLTGTFLVVREALPALLANPRSTVVNFSSTSAAFAHPYMAAYAASKGGIQSFTHAIALEFGGKGLRAVCVAPGSIKSGITDATPGYVPADADWALFAKLSPVLPTDLESGGAGMGDPTAVAGVIAMLVSEDGAFITGTEIRIDGGTHA; encoded by the coding sequence ATGAACAGACTCGACGACCACCGGACCCTGGTGACCGGCGCCGCGTCCGGCATCGGCCAGGCCACCGTGCTGCGGCTGCTCGACGAGGGCGCCCGGGTGGTGGGCGCCGACGTGTCGGCCGACGGCCTGGCCGCCACCCGCGCGCAGGCCGAAGAACGCGGCACCGCGGACCGGCTCACCACCCTGACCATCGACATCGGCGCCGAGCAGTCGGTCGTCGACGGCCTCCGCGCGGCGATCGACACCCTCGGTGGCCTGGACTCGCTGGTGAACGCGGCGGGCATCCTGCGCGCCGCGCACACCGAGCAGACCTCACTGGACCTGTGGGACCAGATCATCCGGATCAACCTCACCGGCACCTTCCTGGTGGTCCGCGAGGCACTGCCCGCGCTGCTGGCCAACCCGCGCTCGACGGTGGTGAACTTCAGCTCCACCTCGGCGGCGTTCGCGCACCCGTACATGGCGGCCTACGCGGCGAGCAAGGGCGGCATCCAGTCCTTCACGCACGCGATCGCCCTGGAGTTCGGCGGCAAGGGCCTGCGCGCGGTGTGCGTGGCGCCGGGCAGCATCAAGTCCGGCATCACCGACGCCACCCCGGGGTACGTGCCCGCCGACGCCGACTGGGCGCTGTTCGCCAAGCTGTCGCCGGTCCTGCCGACCGACCTGGAGTCCGGCGGCGCGGGCATGGGCGACCCGACCGCGGTGGCCGGCGTGATCGCCATGCTGGTCTCCGAGGACGGCGCGTTCATCACCGGCACCGAGATCCGCATCGACGGCGGGACGCACGCATGA
- a CDS encoding alpha/beta fold hydrolase: MTELSYEATLREIHTDAGVLRYHEAGDGPPLLLLHGSGPGVTGWRNFRGNLAVFAEKFRCLVLEFPGFGVSDDFGGHPMVTALEAVVRFVDALGLDTVDIIGNSMGGGVALNYAIAHPERVGKVVTIGGIGKNIFSPGPGEGIKLLQEFTEEPSRERLIQWLHSMVYDPAMVTEELIEERWTQATDPATLDSARRMYSKAAFAMMVKAMEASDAPPPWAMLHKVAAPTLITWGRDDRVSPLDMALIPMRTIPRAELHVFPNCGHWAMIERKDEFESAVLAFLTRKDTARSA; this comes from the coding sequence ATGACCGAGCTGAGCTACGAGGCGACGCTGCGGGAGATCCACACCGACGCGGGCGTGCTGCGCTATCACGAGGCGGGCGACGGCCCACCGCTGCTGTTGCTGCACGGTTCGGGTCCCGGCGTGACCGGCTGGCGCAACTTCCGCGGCAATCTCGCGGTGTTCGCCGAGAAGTTCCGCTGCCTGGTCCTGGAATTCCCCGGCTTCGGGGTGAGCGACGACTTCGGCGGCCACCCGATGGTCACCGCGCTGGAGGCGGTGGTCCGCTTCGTCGACGCGCTCGGCCTGGACACCGTCGACATCATCGGCAACTCGATGGGCGGCGGTGTCGCGCTGAACTACGCGATCGCGCATCCGGAGCGGGTCGGCAAGGTGGTGACGATCGGCGGCATCGGCAAGAACATCTTCAGCCCCGGCCCCGGTGAGGGCATCAAGCTGCTGCAGGAGTTCACCGAGGAGCCAAGCCGGGAGCGGCTGATCCAGTGGCTGCACTCGATGGTCTACGACCCGGCGATGGTCACCGAGGAGCTGATCGAGGAGCGCTGGACCCAGGCCACCGATCCGGCCACTCTCGACAGCGCCCGCCGGATGTACAGCAAGGCCGCGTTCGCGATGATGGTCAAGGCGATGGAGGCCTCCGACGCGCCGCCGCCGTGGGCGATGCTGCACAAGGTGGCCGCGCCGACCCTGATCACCTGGGGCCGCGACGATCGGGTGAGCCCCCTCGATATGGCGCTGATCCCGATGCGCACCATTCCGCGCGCCGAGCTGCACGTGTTCCCGAACTGCGGGCACTGGGCGATGATCGAGCGCAAGGACGAATTCGAGTCCGCGGTATTGGCATTCCTGACCAGGAAGGACACGGCCCGCTCGGCGTGA
- the helR gene encoding RNA polymerase recycling motor ATPase HelR has product MSAQGYQDELRSEQQYVDGLYARLDSERARVKGRYRATLRGKGVSAMDRDFEARALAKEARRLDVADNGLCFGRLDAVTGETSYIGRIGLFDETNEFEPLLLDWRAPAARAFYVATAASPEGMRRRRQFHTRGRRVAEFTDEVLGRPDGAEHGDAALLAALDAPRGAGMRDIVATIQAEQDEIIRLDHPGVLVIEGGPGTGKTVVALHRVAYLLYTQRARMERQGVLVVGPNPAFLDHISHVLPALGETNVVFTTTGDLVPGLRVTAEDTPDAVRHKGSLRILEVLAAAVADRQRLPEDPIPIELADVTVRIDRETAQWAIEEARASGRPHNEARAVFREIVTYVLTERAIGRIGQGWLTRDDREAWEQVRGDLVAELAESTDFTAALDALWPILTPETLLAELYSSPERLRAAGADASLARADGAAWTVSDVPLLDELVDLLGRDEPVDDTAERERRAEAAYAAGVLDTLVSREDHMDDEDHLFAQDMLFGADLAERFLERDTRELAERAAADRDWTYRHVVVDEAQELSEMDWRVLMRRCPGKSFTVVGDLAQRRSPAGVTSWATVMDRYVPGRWAYRPLTVNYRTPAEIMAVAAAVLADFAPEVRPPESVRACGVRPWARRVDKAELPDAIAEFVRTEAGREGTSVVIGPPGVPGTVPAAETKGLEYDAVLVVDPARILADGPRGAAELYVALTRATQRLGVLHEGPLPPALSAPATDPAPARPAGDPAPAR; this is encoded by the coding sequence GTGTCCGCTCAGGGGTATCAGGACGAACTGCGGTCCGAACAGCAGTATGTGGACGGCTTGTACGCGCGGCTCGACAGCGAACGCGCCCGCGTGAAGGGCCGCTACCGCGCGACCTTGCGCGGCAAGGGCGTCTCGGCCATGGACCGTGACTTCGAGGCGCGGGCGCTGGCCAAGGAGGCCCGGCGCCTGGATGTGGCCGACAACGGCCTGTGTTTCGGCAGGCTCGACGCCGTGACCGGCGAGACCTCCTATATCGGCCGGATCGGCCTGTTCGACGAGACGAACGAATTCGAGCCGCTGCTGCTGGACTGGCGCGCGCCCGCGGCCCGCGCCTTCTACGTCGCCACCGCCGCCTCGCCGGAGGGCATGCGCAGACGGCGGCAGTTCCATACCCGGGGCCGCCGGGTGGCCGAGTTCACCGACGAGGTGCTGGGCAGGCCCGACGGCGCCGAGCACGGTGACGCGGCCCTGCTGGCGGCGCTGGACGCGCCGCGCGGGGCCGGGATGCGCGACATCGTCGCGACGATCCAGGCCGAACAGGACGAGATCATCCGCCTCGACCATCCCGGTGTCCTGGTCATCGAGGGCGGTCCCGGCACCGGCAAGACAGTGGTCGCGCTGCACCGGGTGGCGTATCTGCTCTACACCCAGCGCGCGCGGATGGAACGGCAGGGTGTGCTGGTGGTGGGCCCCAATCCGGCCTTCCTCGACCACATCTCGCACGTGCTGCCCGCGCTGGGCGAGACCAATGTCGTGTTCACCACCACCGGCGACCTCGTGCCGGGCCTGCGCGTGACCGCCGAGGACACGCCGGACGCGGTGCGCCACAAGGGTTCCCTGCGCATCCTCGAGGTCCTCGCGGCCGCCGTCGCCGATCGGCAGCGCCTGCCCGAGGACCCGATCCCGATCGAGCTGGCCGACGTCACGGTACGGATCGACCGCGAGACCGCGCAGTGGGCGATCGAGGAGGCGCGCGCGAGCGGTAGGCCGCACAACGAGGCGCGCGCGGTGTTCCGCGAGATCGTCACCTACGTGCTCACCGAGCGCGCGATCGGGCGGATCGGGCAGGGCTGGCTCACCCGCGACGACCGGGAGGCCTGGGAACAGGTGCGCGGCGACCTGGTCGCCGAGCTCGCCGAGAGCACCGATTTCACCGCGGCCCTGGATGCCCTGTGGCCGATCCTGACGCCGGAAACCCTGCTCGCCGAGCTGTATTCGTCGCCGGAGCGGCTGCGCGCCGCCGGTGCCGACGCGTCGCTGGCTCGCGCGGACGGCGCCGCGTGGACGGTGTCGGACGTGCCGCTGCTCGACGAGCTGGTCGACCTGCTGGGCCGGGACGAGCCCGTCGACGACACCGCCGAGCGCGAACGCCGCGCCGAGGCGGCCTACGCGGCCGGCGTGCTGGACACCCTGGTGAGCCGTGAGGACCACATGGACGACGAGGATCACCTGTTCGCCCAGGACATGCTGTTCGGCGCGGACCTGGCCGAACGGTTCCTCGAACGCGACACCAGGGAACTGGCCGAACGCGCCGCCGCGGACCGGGACTGGACCTACCGGCACGTGGTCGTCGACGAGGCGCAGGAGCTGTCGGAGATGGATTGGCGGGTGCTGATGCGCCGCTGCCCCGGCAAGTCGTTCACCGTGGTGGGCGATCTCGCCCAGCGGCGCTCCCCCGCCGGTGTCACCTCGTGGGCCACCGTCATGGACCGCTACGTCCCCGGCCGCTGGGCCTACCGCCCGCTGACCGTGAACTACCGCACCCCCGCCGAGATCATGGCCGTCGCCGCCGCGGTCCTGGCGGACTTCGCACCCGAGGTGCGGCCGCCGGAATCGGTGCGCGCGTGTGGTGTCCGGCCGTGGGCCCGCCGTGTCGACAAGGCCGAATTGCCGGATGCCATCGCGGAATTCGTCCGCACCGAAGCGGGCCGGGAAGGCACCAGCGTGGTGATCGGCCCGCCGGGTGTTCCCGGCACTGTCCCCGCCGCGGAGACGAAGGGCCTCGAATACGACGCCGTCCTCGTCGTCGACCCGGCCCGGATCCTGGCCGACGGGCCGCGCGGCGCCGCCGAACTCTATGTGGCACTCACCCGGGCGACCCAGCGCCTCGGCGTCCTGCACGAGGGTCCGCTCCCTCCGGCCCTGTCCGCGCCGGCCACAGATCCCGCCCCAGCCCGGCCGGCCGGCGATCCCGCCCCGGCACGCTGA
- a CDS encoding mycofactocin-coupled SDR family oxidoreductase, with protein MGRVSGKIALVTGAARGIGRAQAIRLAEEGADIVAVDLCGPVDTVVTPPANADDLAETVRAVEATGARAVAATVDVRDGAALRGAVDAAVAELGGLDIVCATAGISSSGGALELTEQQWQTMIDVNLTGVWQTCKAATPHLIERGGGAMILTSSIAGLRGLVGVAHYVAAKHGVVGLMRSLAKELAPHHIRVNSVHPTNVDTPMIQNDHVRKMFRPDREVPTREEFAEAARHMNMLPIPWVEPVDIANAALFLGSDEARYITAVTLPVDAGSTQR; from the coding sequence ATGGGACGGGTTTCGGGCAAGATCGCACTGGTGACCGGCGCCGCGCGCGGCATCGGCCGGGCACAGGCCATCCGGCTGGCCGAGGAAGGCGCCGACATCGTCGCCGTCGACCTCTGCGGACCGGTCGACACCGTGGTGACGCCACCGGCGAACGCCGACGACCTCGCCGAGACCGTGCGCGCGGTCGAGGCGACCGGCGCGCGTGCCGTGGCCGCCACCGTCGACGTGCGGGACGGCGCCGCGCTGCGCGGCGCGGTCGACGCCGCGGTCGCCGAGCTGGGCGGACTCGACATCGTCTGCGCCACCGCGGGAATCAGCTCCAGCGGCGGCGCGCTGGAACTGACCGAACAGCAGTGGCAGACGATGATCGATGTGAACCTCACCGGGGTGTGGCAGACCTGCAAGGCCGCCACCCCGCATCTGATCGAACGCGGCGGCGGCGCGATGATCCTCACCAGCTCCATCGCGGGACTGCGCGGGCTGGTCGGGGTCGCCCACTATGTCGCGGCCAAGCACGGCGTGGTCGGCCTCATGCGGTCGCTCGCCAAAGAGCTGGCCCCGCACCACATCCGGGTCAACTCGGTGCACCCCACCAATGTGGACACCCCGATGATCCAGAACGACCACGTGCGCAAGATGTTCCGGCCCGACCGGGAGGTGCCCACCCGCGAGGAGTTCGCCGAGGCCGCCCGGCACATGAACATGCTGCCGATCCCGTGGGTCGAACCGGTCGACATCGCCAATGCCGCCCTGTTCCTCGGCTCCGACGAGGCCCGCTACATCACGGCGGTGACCCTGCCGGTGGACGCGGGCTCGACCCAGCGCTGA
- a CDS encoding mycofactocin-coupled SDR family oxidoreductase has translation MNRMQNTVALVTGAAGGMGRAHCRRLAEEGADIIAVDIEAAAAGLAQTAAEVAALGRQCVTATADVRDQSALDVAVADGVAALGRLDVIVANAGIYADLGPSWELTDEAWQRTVDINLTGMWHTVRAGVPALTDGGSVVIVSSTNGITGAASASHYSASKHAVVGLARTLANELGPRGIRVNTVHPGSVATPMILNDAVYAKLRPDLDQPTQQDAAEALAARTLLPVPWVDPVDVSNAVLFLASPESRYVTGTQLVVDAGLTQKV, from the coding sequence ATGAACCGCATGCAGAACACCGTCGCGCTGGTGACCGGCGCGGCCGGGGGAATGGGCCGCGCCCATTGCCGTCGGCTCGCCGAGGAAGGCGCCGACATCATCGCCGTCGACATCGAGGCCGCCGCGGCGGGCCTCGCGCAGACGGCCGCCGAGGTCGCGGCGCTGGGCCGCCAGTGCGTCACGGCCACGGCCGACGTGCGTGACCAGTCCGCGCTGGACGTGGCCGTGGCCGACGGCGTCGCCGCGCTGGGCCGCCTCGACGTGATCGTGGCCAATGCCGGGATCTACGCCGACCTCGGCCCCTCCTGGGAGCTGACCGACGAGGCCTGGCAGCGCACCGTCGACATCAACCTCACCGGCATGTGGCACACCGTGCGCGCCGGCGTTCCCGCGCTGACCGACGGCGGGTCCGTCGTCATCGTCAGCTCCACCAACGGCATCACCGGCGCCGCGTCGGCCTCGCACTACTCGGCGAGCAAGCACGCGGTGGTCGGGCTGGCGCGGACGCTGGCCAACGAACTCGGCCCGCGCGGCATCCGGGTGAACACCGTGCACCCCGGCTCGGTCGCCACCCCGATGATCCTCAACGACGCCGTCTACGCGAAACTGCGGCCCGATCTCGACCAGCCGACCCAGCAGGACGCCGCGGAGGCACTGGCCGCTCGCACCCTGCTGCCGGTGCCGTGGGTCGACCCGGTCGACGTGAGCAACGCGGTGCTCTTCCTCGCCTCCCCCGAGTCCCGTTACGTGACGGGAACCCAGCTCGTGGTGGACGCCGGACTGACTCAGAAGGTGTGA
- a CDS encoding ferredoxin--NADP reductase, translating to MTRATVDVPRGSRVVTLRVAAVIEETADARSLVFDVPAEAAARFAYRPGQFLTLRIPSERPEPVARCYSLASSPFTDERPQVTIKRTAAGYGSNWLCDNVSVGDTLDVLPPQGTFTPASLDTDLLLWAAGSGITPVMSILRSALASGTGRVVLFYANRDPESVIFAAALRDLAARHPGRVQVVHWLESLQGLPTAAQLARFADPYAGFESFVCGPGPFMAAVTEALAGAGWPRERITTEVFVSLSGDPFADPEPIAADDAGEAAEVEVELDGAVHALRWPKSRTLVDVMLADGLDVPYSCREGECGSCACTVVAGEVSMPGSTVLDQEDIDAGYTLACQARPASDTVRIRF from the coding sequence GTGACGAGGGCGACTGTCGATGTGCCGCGTGGCTCGCGGGTGGTGACGCTGCGGGTGGCCGCGGTGATCGAGGAGACCGCGGACGCGCGCTCGCTGGTGTTCGACGTTCCCGCCGAGGCCGCCGCACGCTTCGCCTACCGGCCCGGCCAGTTCCTCACGCTGCGGATCCCCAGCGAACGGCCCGAGCCGGTGGCCCGGTGCTACTCGCTGGCCAGTTCCCCGTTCACCGACGAGCGCCCGCAGGTGACGATCAAGCGCACCGCCGCCGGGTACGGATCGAACTGGTTGTGCGACAACGTCTCCGTCGGCGACACCCTGGACGTGCTGCCGCCGCAGGGCACCTTCACCCCGGCCTCCCTCGACACCGATCTGCTGCTGTGGGCCGCCGGCAGCGGCATCACCCCGGTGATGTCGATCCTGCGATCGGCGCTGGCCTCGGGTACGGGCCGGGTGGTGCTGTTCTACGCCAATCGCGACCCGGAGTCGGTGATCTTCGCCGCGGCGCTGCGCGACCTGGCGGCCCGGCACCCCGGCCGTGTGCAGGTGGTGCACTGGCTGGAATCACTGCAGGGCCTGCCGACGGCGGCGCAGCTGGCGCGGTTCGCCGATCCGTATGCCGGTTTCGAGTCGTTCGTGTGCGGGCCGGGCCCGTTCATGGCGGCGGTGACCGAAGCGCTGGCGGGCGCGGGCTGGCCGCGGGAGCGGATCACCACCGAGGTGTTCGTCTCGCTGTCGGGCGATCCGTTCGCCGATCCGGAGCCGATCGCCGCCGACGACGCGGGCGAGGCCGCCGAGGTGGAGGTGGAACTCGACGGCGCCGTGCACGCGCTGCGCTGGCCGAAGTCGCGAACGCTGGTCGATGTGATGCTGGCCGACGGTCTCGACGTGCCGTATTCGTGCCGCGAGGGCGAGTGCGGGTCGTGCGCGTGCACCGTCGTGGCCGGCGAGGTGAGCATGCCCGGTTCCACCGTCCTCGATCAGGAGGACATCGACGCCGGCTACACCCTGGCCTGTCAGGCCAGGCCCGCGAGCGACACCGTCCGTATCCGCTTCTGA